A window of Candidatus Jettenia caeni contains these coding sequences:
- a CDS encoding NADH dehydrogenase I subunit K — MQGQLFVFFTMTVAAAEAAVGLAIIVAVFRNKETVNIDDINIMKW, encoded by the coding sequence ATGCAGGGCCAACTATTTGTTTTTTTCACCATGACAGTTGCAGCAGCCGAGGCTGCAGTCGGTTTGGCAATCATCGTGGCCGTATTCAGGAATAAAGAAACGGTAAATATTGACGATATAAACATCATGAAATGGTAG
- a CDS encoding NADH dehydrogenase I subunit J has product MEAYLFYIMAAVSVTAAVYLIFEKNPVYSALYLILTLVSIAALYILLEAQFIAAVQIIVYAGAIMVLFLFVIMLLSLNIKEELKDAIPFQKIPALFMGILLFSVLCIILKSKLLQGKQGEYTSAYVTSVGNTKLIGNLLFTDYLLPFEITSILLFVAAIGAIMLAKRKL; this is encoded by the coding sequence ATGGAAGCATATCTGTTTTATATTATGGCTGCAGTCTCCGTGACTGCAGCTGTGTATCTTATCTTCGAGAAGAATCCTGTTTACAGTGCTTTGTATCTTATACTAACACTTGTAAGCATTGCAGCGCTCTATATATTACTCGAAGCACAATTTATTGCTGCAGTTCAGATTATCGTGTATGCAGGCGCTATTATGGTCCTTTTCCTCTTCGTGATAATGTTGTTAAGTTTGAATATAAAAGAGGAATTGAAAGACGCAATACCATTTCAAAAAATACCTGCCTTGTTTATGGGTATTTTACTCTTTTCTGTTCTCTGCATAATTTTAAAGTCAAAACTCCTGCAAGGAAAACAAGGTGAATATACCAGCGCCTATGTTACCAGCGTTGGAAATACAAAACTTATTGGTAATTTGTTATTTACCGATTATCTTCTTCCCTTTGAAATAACTTCAATTTTGCTCTTTGTGGCAGCTATTGGGGCAATTATGTTAGCTAAGAGGAAATTATAA
- a CDS encoding NADH dehydrogenase I subunit I, whose product MILPLLKGLILIIKRFFNPNAVVTQQYPEERPKLPSRFRGLPELQIGKDGRERCIACGLCAKVCPSKCITVEGATDKTTQRRYPEVYELDAFRCIFCGFCEEACPVRAVILRDTFELSTYQNKDIFDKKQLLDLTRKRKISF is encoded by the coding sequence ATGATTTTACCATTACTAAAAGGCCTTATTCTTATTATCAAGCGGTTTTTTAATCCAAATGCCGTTGTTACTCAACAGTATCCGGAGGAACGACCGAAACTTCCTTCAAGATTTCGGGGATTGCCGGAATTACAGATAGGAAAAGACGGCAGGGAAAGGTGCATCGCATGCGGGCTTTGTGCAAAAGTTTGCCCCTCGAAATGCATTACCGTTGAAGGAGCAACAGATAAAACAACACAAAGAAGATATCCGGAAGTGTATGAGTTAGATGCCTTCCGATGTATTTTTTGTGGGTTTTGCGAAGAGGCATGCCCGGTAAGGGCTGTGATATTGAGAGATACCTTTGAACTATCGACGTATCAAAACAAGGATATTTTTGATAAAAAACAATTATTAGATCTTACGAGAAAAAGAAAAATAAGTTTTTAA
- a CDS encoding NADH dehydrogenase I subunit H, with translation MAHMQVRLGPMRVGPHGLLQPIADGIKLLFKEDIIPERANKFLFVLAPVMTLVPALITFAVIPFGDKIKIFGYSIDLVITDINVGFLYIFAVSSLGVYGVVMAGWASNNKYSLLGGIRSSAQMISYELTLGLSLIGVVMLTGSLSLVDIVNAQAKIWNIILQPIGFFIYVTSAFAEVNRTPFDLPEAESELVAGYHTEYSSMKFAMFFMAEYANMITVSAIAVTFFLGGWQGPFLPPVVWFMLKLSGCLFFFIWIRSTYPRLRYDQLMHFGWKFLLPLSLFNILITGLVMVIKG, from the coding sequence ATGGCGCATATGCAGGTCCGTCTTGGGCCGATGCGTGTTGGGCCGCATGGATTATTACAGCCAATTGCTGATGGTATAAAACTTCTCTTTAAAGAGGATATTATTCCGGAGAGAGCGAATAAATTTCTTTTTGTGCTAGCGCCTGTTATGACTCTGGTTCCCGCCTTAATCACCTTTGCAGTCATTCCTTTTGGGGATAAAATAAAAATTTTTGGATATAGCATAGACCTTGTCATCACCGACATCAACGTTGGATTTCTTTATATCTTTGCTGTCTCTTCCCTGGGAGTTTATGGTGTTGTTATGGCTGGTTGGGCATCGAACAATAAATATTCATTACTGGGTGGGATACGGTCTTCAGCCCAGATGATTAGTTATGAGTTGACACTCGGCTTATCTCTTATTGGAGTTGTTATGTTAACAGGTTCATTAAGCCTTGTGGATATTGTGAATGCTCAGGCAAAAATATGGAATATCATATTACAGCCCATAGGGTTTTTTATTTATGTTACGAGCGCTTTTGCAGAGGTAAATCGTACTCCATTTGATCTTCCGGAGGCGGAATCAGAACTTGTGGCAGGTTATCATACAGAGTACAGCAGTATGAAATTTGCTATGTTTTTTATGGCTGAATATGCCAATATGATCACTGTGTCTGCTATTGCAGTGACTTTTTTCCTTGGCGGATGGCAGGGACCATTTTTACCGCCGGTTGTATGGTTTATGTTGAAGCTATCAGGTTGTTTGTTCTTCTTTATCTGGATAAGGTCAACGTATCCAAGACTCAGATATGATCAACTCATGCATTTTGGCTGGAAATTCTTATTACCTCTTTCGCTATTCAATATACTTATTACCGGCCTTGTTATGGTGATTAAAGGATAA
- a CDS encoding formate dehydrogenase alpha subunit, with product MKMINLIVDDKTITVPEGTNIFQASLDNGIYIPGLCYHPKLSQFGGCRLCMVEVTERRTAHRFACAHPVSEGMIVKVNTPKVVRYRRSVMEYLLAHHELSCPTCDKAGECSLQDITHELTLSPSRFSVVRMNAPVVRDNPILELNRNRCVLCGRCVSACKEIEGVGAIDFQKRGIKTYIGTAFDKPLDCSFCGGCLAVCPTGSWQDRTLEFRGRPWEFKKTQTICPYCAVGCTVVLNTKSGSVRRVTSDDHIGINEGNLCIKGRFGHEFIHSAERLKTPLIKKDGAFHPSSWDDALEYISKRFQQIINEYGGNTIGGIGSEKCTNEDNYLFQKFCRSVLRTNTIDNLSNLRSPSLNSLMYESVIRGIASTSLKEIEHANTVFFFGTDMTEAHPVAGTMARKAIRMNNASLIIANIRNISFSGTAKNDIRLTYSFGSQILFIHALIKIIIDEKLIDLKKIESSISNFHELHLAFNTFSVKEASQVTGISEEMMRTTARLLTKSGNCCIICGRDVEEDPLSRDTIKALMNLCVLMNASSPDKDHSKASLLFSRSHNNSQGVNDMGVVPEFFPGYSTTSDVSNRENIEKLWGVKFSDDIFRKEPKNIFELARNGALKGLYIMGENPLVSYPNGKEILEAFQKTDFTVVQDVFLTETARLADVVLPTVTFAEKEGTFTNMGMTVQRLNKVIQPSGVDAKPDWQIICELAKKMGYSYSYVSPKDILSEIESVVPIYSGINYDRLKRKEFYWASSVSGSRNKSVKYLVNIVQPESLEIKQNKDFPFVLLTGVSLNHQGTFSRYSNALVSVSPECFAEMNRKDAQKMNIHDGDAVVIESSQNKITLKAKVAGKSPEGIVFVSEDYEWIPINLVRTGVYTSVKIYKETGQI from the coding sequence ATGAAGATGATTAACCTTATTGTAGACGATAAAACAATTACCGTTCCTGAAGGTACCAATATATTTCAGGCATCGCTGGATAACGGTATTTATATTCCTGGCCTGTGCTATCATCCGAAACTTTCACAATTCGGTGGCTGCAGGCTCTGTATGGTAGAAGTTACCGAGAGAAGGACAGCGCATCGATTTGCGTGTGCCCATCCTGTTTCTGAAGGGATGATTGTAAAAGTAAATACGCCAAAAGTAGTTCGGTATCGAAGGTCAGTTATGGAGTATTTATTAGCCCATCATGAGCTTTCCTGTCCGACGTGCGATAAAGCAGGTGAATGTAGTCTGCAGGATATTACCCATGAGTTAACGCTGTCTCCCAGCCGGTTTAGTGTGGTAAGGATGAATGCCCCTGTCGTTCGTGATAATCCAATTCTGGAATTAAATCGAAATCGTTGTGTTTTATGCGGGCGATGTGTGAGTGCCTGTAAAGAGATAGAAGGGGTCGGCGCTATTGATTTCCAAAAACGTGGCATCAAGACATATATCGGCACTGCTTTTGACAAGCCATTGGATTGTAGCTTTTGCGGCGGTTGTTTAGCAGTATGCCCAACAGGATCCTGGCAAGATAGAACACTTGAATTCAGGGGAAGACCATGGGAATTCAAAAAGACTCAGACGATATGTCCTTACTGTGCGGTTGGATGTACGGTTGTTTTAAATACGAAAAGTGGAAGCGTGAGACGGGTAACATCGGACGATCACATAGGGATAAACGAAGGTAACCTCTGTATAAAAGGCAGGTTTGGTCATGAATTCATACACTCAGCAGAACGTTTAAAAACCCCTTTAATAAAGAAAGATGGTGCATTCCATCCATCCTCCTGGGACGATGCACTTGAATATATCTCAAAGAGATTTCAACAAATTATAAATGAATATGGAGGAAATACTATCGGAGGTATTGGTTCTGAAAAATGTACGAATGAGGATAATTATCTTTTCCAGAAATTCTGCAGGTCTGTATTAAGGACAAATACCATAGATAATCTATCCAATTTAAGATCGCCCTCCCTAAATAGTCTCATGTATGAATCTGTTATTCGCGGAATTGCGTCAACATCATTGAAGGAGATAGAACATGCGAATACAGTATTCTTTTTTGGAACAGATATGACAGAGGCTCATCCTGTGGCAGGAACTATGGCCAGAAAAGCTATAAGGATGAACAATGCCAGTCTTATTATCGCTAATATAAGAAATATTTCATTTAGTGGCACTGCTAAAAATGATATTCGTTTGACCTATTCCTTTGGTAGTCAAATACTATTCATTCATGCCCTGATTAAGATCATTATTGATGAGAAACTTATCGATTTAAAAAAGATAGAGTCATCGATAAGCAATTTCCATGAATTACATTTGGCATTCAATACGTTCAGCGTAAAGGAAGCTTCTCAGGTAACCGGTATTTCTGAAGAGATGATGAGAACTACAGCGCGATTACTAACAAAATCGGGGAATTGTTGTATTATCTGCGGGAGAGATGTGGAAGAAGACCCTTTGAGTCGAGATACCATAAAAGCCTTGATGAACCTTTGTGTATTGATGAATGCATCTAGCCCGGATAAGGATCACAGCAAGGCTTCACTTTTATTCTCGCGTTCTCATAATAACTCTCAGGGTGTAAATGATATGGGGGTAGTACCGGAATTTTTCCCAGGATATAGTACTACCAGCGATGTGTCCAACAGAGAGAATATAGAGAAGCTATGGGGAGTAAAATTTTCCGATGATATCTTCAGGAAAGAGCCTAAGAATATTTTTGAACTTGCGCGGAATGGTGCATTAAAAGGCCTCTATATCATGGGAGAAAATCCCCTGGTAAGTTATCCAAATGGTAAGGAGATACTCGAAGCCTTCCAAAAGACAGATTTTACTGTTGTTCAGGATGTGTTTCTGACAGAAACTGCACGATTGGCAGATGTCGTTCTTCCTACGGTTACCTTTGCTGAAAAGGAAGGCACGTTTACCAATATGGGGATGACGGTGCAGCGGCTGAATAAGGTCATACAGCCTTCCGGAGTGGATGCCAAACCAGATTGGCAAATCATTTGTGAACTTGCCAAAAAGATGGGGTATTCGTATTCATATGTATCTCCAAAAGATATTCTGAGTGAAATAGAAAGTGTGGTTCCTATCTATTCGGGTATTAATTACGATCGTTTGAAGAGAAAAGAATTTTATTGGGCATCTTCCGTGTCTGGTAGTAGAAATAAATCAGTAAAATACCTCGTAAACATTGTTCAGCCTGAATCTTTGGAGATAAAGCAGAATAAAGATTTTCCTTTTGTGTTATTGACAGGTGTGAGTTTGAATCATCAAGGAACCTTCTCCAGGTACTCAAATGCCCTTGTATCGGTTTCTCCTGAATGTTTTGCAGAAATGAATAGAAAAGATGCTCAGAAAATGAATATTCATGATGGGGATGCGGTAGTTATTGAATCAAGCCAGAATAAGATAACACTCAAGGCAAAGGTTGCCGGTAAATCGCCCGAAGGCATAGTTTTTGTCTCTGAGGATTATGAGTGGATACCGATCAATCTTGTGCGTACAGGAGTATATACTTCTGTCAAAATTTATAAAGAAACCGGACAGATATAA
- a CDS encoding NADH dehydrogenase I subunit F, with amino-acid sequence MVSEEVKNILQKKANTQKPKIFIGMATCGLGAGAKGVLARIEQELEKQKLQAEVIRTGCIGMCTHEVLVDVIFPGRTRVTYGSVKNTMVPQIIEEHVGKGEAVKKFVLSQMYLNDKIDIPYDGLPFFEDLEINKGQRKFILRNCGYIDPDSIEEYIATGGYTALKKILKTMAPKDVINEISKSGLRGRGGGGFPTGEKWASCAKYSADEKFVLCNADEGDPGAFMDRSLLEGDPHAVLEGMIIAGYTINATSGYIYVRAEYPLAVRRLKHTIEQAQKYGFLGKDILNSGYSLDIYIKEGAGAFVCGESTSLQNSIEGKRGMPRTRPPQSVEAGLWDKPTVLNNVETFANVPFIINQGADWYSKIGTEKSKGTKIFSLTGKIKNAGLVEVPMGTTVRQIVFDMGGGIPKKKRFKAVQIGGPSGGCLPESLLDSPIDYESLVGAGAMMGSGSFVVVDETTCMVEMARFFMNFCASESCGKCPPCRIGTTLMLDILTRITQGRGEEKDLEVLEQMCDEIRTMSLCGLGQSAPNPVKSTLRYFKDEYIAHVRDKICPTASCVGLHKYEVIPEKCTKCQACIRNCPVKAISGNTKEVAFIHQEKCIKCNLCYEKCNFMAIK; translated from the coding sequence ATGGTTAGTGAAGAAGTAAAAAATATTTTACAAAAAAAAGCGAATACGCAAAAGCCAAAGATATTCATTGGTATGGCTACCTGTGGTTTAGGCGCTGGTGCAAAAGGTGTGCTTGCTCGTATTGAACAAGAGTTAGAGAAGCAAAAATTACAAGCAGAAGTTATACGCACCGGTTGTATCGGTATGTGTACCCATGAGGTGCTCGTGGATGTAATTTTTCCGGGCCGTACGCGTGTTACCTATGGAAGTGTAAAAAATACTATGGTTCCGCAGATTATAGAGGAGCACGTAGGAAAGGGAGAAGCAGTAAAAAAATTCGTTTTATCACAGATGTATTTAAACGATAAAATCGATATTCCTTACGATGGCTTACCATTCTTTGAAGATCTTGAAATAAATAAAGGCCAGAGAAAATTTATCCTCAGGAATTGTGGGTATATCGACCCGGATAGTATTGAGGAATATATCGCAACCGGAGGGTATACAGCGCTTAAAAAGATACTGAAAACAATGGCCCCCAAGGACGTAATCAATGAAATAAGCAAATCAGGTCTTAGAGGCCGGGGAGGCGGCGGCTTCCCTACAGGGGAAAAATGGGCATCTTGCGCTAAATATTCTGCGGATGAAAAGTTTGTCCTTTGTAATGCCGATGAAGGTGATCCGGGTGCTTTTATGGATAGGAGTCTTCTTGAGGGAGATCCCCATGCTGTTTTAGAGGGTATGATCATTGCCGGATACACAATTAATGCTACGAGTGGCTATATTTACGTTCGTGCTGAATATCCTTTGGCTGTTAGAAGATTAAAACATACTATTGAACAAGCACAGAAGTATGGTTTCCTGGGAAAGGATATATTAAACAGTGGGTATAGTTTAGATATTTATATAAAAGAGGGCGCTGGCGCTTTTGTTTGCGGCGAATCGACTTCCCTGCAAAACTCTATTGAGGGTAAACGAGGCATGCCACGCACGAGACCTCCGCAATCCGTGGAGGCAGGCTTATGGGATAAGCCCACGGTGTTAAATAATGTGGAGACCTTTGCCAATGTACCGTTTATTATTAACCAGGGCGCTGACTGGTATTCGAAGATCGGTACAGAAAAAAGTAAAGGGACGAAAATCTTTTCCCTGACAGGAAAAATAAAAAATGCGGGCCTTGTTGAGGTTCCCATGGGTACTACCGTTCGGCAGATTGTGTTTGATATGGGTGGTGGAATTCCTAAAAAGAAACGGTTTAAAGCTGTGCAGATCGGAGGTCCATCCGGTGGATGCTTACCCGAGTCTTTATTGGATTCGCCTATAGATTACGAGTCGTTAGTTGGGGCAGGTGCAATGATGGGCTCCGGCAGTTTTGTAGTCGTTGATGAAACTACGTGTATGGTTGAGATGGCCCGATTCTTTATGAATTTTTGTGCAAGCGAATCCTGTGGAAAATGTCCACCTTGCAGGATTGGTACAACCCTTATGTTGGATATCCTTACCCGCATCACCCAGGGAAGAGGGGAAGAAAAAGACCTGGAGGTATTGGAGCAGATGTGCGATGAGATCAGGACGATGTCGCTGTGTGGTCTTGGACAATCTGCCCCTAATCCTGTTAAATCAACACTCCGGTATTTTAAGGATGAATACATTGCTCATGTCCGCGATAAGATATGCCCTACCGCTTCCTGTGTTGGTCTTCACAAGTATGAGGTTATTCCGGAAAAGTGCACGAAATGCCAGGCATGTATTCGTAATTGTCCTGTAAAGGCAATCAGCGGTAATACGAAGGAAGTCGCTTTTATTCATCAGGAAAAATGTATTAAGTGTAATTTATGTTACGAAAAATGTAATTTCATGGCAATCAAATGA
- a CDS encoding NADH dehydrogenase I subunit E, whose amino-acid sequence MNTTNEKSIQGEAIDLSKVEKAVEKYKNVKGALIPILQMVQTEFGYLPAPAIDLISERLNISASEIVGVATFYAQFHLIPRGQHIIKVCCGTACHVKGAKKIAEKLSETLDVSLGMTTKDKVFTLEEVACLGACSLAPVMMVDENVHGKLASDTVADVIKEIKESGFSQ is encoded by the coding sequence ATGAATACAACAAACGAAAAGTCTATACAGGGAGAAGCAATAGATCTTTCGAAAGTCGAAAAGGCAGTAGAGAAATACAAGAACGTGAAAGGCGCTTTAATCCCGATTTTACAAATGGTGCAGACAGAATTTGGTTATTTACCTGCGCCTGCTATCGACCTTATCTCAGAAAGGTTGAATATCAGCGCAAGCGAAATAGTCGGAGTGGCTACCTTTTATGCCCAATTTCACCTGATACCACGTGGGCAGCATATCATAAAGGTTTGTTGCGGAACTGCCTGTCATGTGAAAGGGGCTAAAAAGATCGCAGAAAAACTCAGTGAAACATTGGATGTCTCGCTTGGTATGACTACGAAGGATAAAGTGTTTACTCTTGAAGAAGTGGCGTGTCTGGGGGCATGCTCATTAGCGCCCGTTATGATGGTAGACGAGAATGTCCATGGAAAGTTAGCCTCGGATACGGTTGCTGATGTTATAAAAGAAATAAAAGAATCAGGATTTTCTCAATAA
- a CDS encoding NADH dehydrogenase I subunit D yields the protein MESSATTTHLMTINMGPQHPSTHGVLRLLLELDGEMIIKATPHIGFLHRGVEKLAEYRTYHQCIPLTDRLDYVAPFSNNLAYALTVEKLLGIDIPERAQHIRVLLCELTRIASHLLWLATHALDIGAMTVFFYCFREREAIYDIFEMVSGARLHLSYIRIGGVAKELPGGFLEKTRKFVAEFPSRLKEYETLLTDNPIWKKRTVGVGIISAEDAIDYGLSGPSLRGSGVNWDIRKAEPYSCYDKYHFAVPLGENGDVYDRYRVRIEEMRQSNSIVHQAINILPKGDIIASIPNVALPPKEDVETKMESMIHHFKLIIQGIRPPKGEVYASIEAPKGELGFYIISDGSSNPYRLKIRPPSFVNLEALPKMVEGRLLPDVVATIGSLDIVLGEIDR from the coding sequence ATGGAAAGTTCTGCTACAACAACACACCTGATGACCATCAATATGGGTCCTCAGCACCCCAGCACTCATGGTGTATTAAGATTATTGCTGGAGCTTGATGGTGAAATGATTATAAAAGCTACGCCTCATATTGGATTTCTTCACCGGGGTGTGGAGAAACTTGCTGAGTATCGAACTTATCATCAATGCATTCCTCTTACCGATAGGTTGGATTATGTAGCTCCTTTTTCAAACAATTTAGCGTATGCCCTTACTGTTGAGAAATTGCTTGGTATTGATATTCCCGAAAGGGCTCAGCATATCCGTGTACTTCTCTGTGAACTTACCCGGATTGCTTCTCATCTCTTATGGCTGGCAACCCATGCGTTAGATATCGGCGCTATGACCGTATTCTTCTATTGCTTTAGGGAGCGTGAGGCAATCTACGATATCTTCGAAATGGTTTCAGGCGCCCGGCTTCATCTCTCGTATATACGGATAGGAGGCGTAGCGAAGGAACTGCCAGGTGGATTTCTGGAAAAGACCCGAAAATTTGTTGCTGAATTCCCCTCTCGGCTTAAGGAGTATGAGACACTTCTTACCGATAATCCTATATGGAAAAAGCGCACAGTTGGTGTCGGTATTATTTCTGCTGAAGATGCTATCGATTATGGACTCAGTGGTCCGAGTTTAAGAGGATCGGGAGTTAACTGGGATATCAGAAAGGCAGAGCCCTATTCCTGCTATGATAAATATCATTTTGCGGTTCCTCTGGGTGAAAACGGAGATGTCTATGATCGGTATCGTGTACGCATCGAAGAGATGCGGCAGAGTAACAGCATCGTTCATCAGGCTATCAATATCCTTCCTAAGGGAGATATTATAGCGAGTATACCCAATGTTGCCTTACCTCCAAAAGAGGATGTAGAAACAAAGATGGAGTCCATGATTCATCATTTTAAATTAATCATTCAAGGTATCCGTCCTCCGAAGGGAGAGGTATATGCCAGTATTGAAGCCCCAAAAGGTGAGCTAGGTTTTTATATTATCAGTGACGGTTCCAGCAATCCGTATCGTCTAAAAATCCGTCCGCCATCTTTTGTTAATCTTGAAGCGTTGCCGAAAATGGTGGAAGGCAGATTACTTCCGGATGTTGTTGCTACAATCGGAAGTTTAGATATTGTATTGGGAGAAATCGATCGCTGA
- a CDS encoding NADH dehydrogenase I subunit C encodes MDTEFIATAIKSNFPQAIIDSSIFRNELTLTIKKEFIIQVARFLKEDKELHFNFLSDLCGVDRVETDGIFEVVYHLYSIDKNHRVRLKVPIPSNELSIPTVTDIWKTANWHERETYDMFGIKFTGHPDLRKILTPEDFEGYPLRKDYPIDGRQPPALYDTYRKGKE; translated from the coding sequence ATGGATACTGAGTTTATAGCTACAGCGATAAAATCGAATTTTCCCCAGGCGATTATAGATTCAAGCATATTTCGTAATGAGTTAACCCTTACTATAAAAAAGGAATTTATTATCCAGGTCGCAAGGTTTCTTAAAGAAGATAAAGAACTTCATTTTAATTTTTTATCGGATTTGTGCGGTGTTGACCGAGTTGAGACAGACGGTATTTTTGAGGTAGTTTACCATCTCTATTCGATAGATAAAAATCATCGTGTACGTCTTAAAGTGCCAATTCCGTCAAATGAGCTGTCCATACCAACGGTAACAGATATCTGGAAGACGGCCAATTGGCATGAGCGAGAAACGTACGATATGTTTGGGATTAAATTTACTGGTCATCCTGATCTGAGAAAGATCCTCACGCCTGAAGATTTTGAGGGATATCCCTTAAGAAAGGATTACCCCATCGATGGGAGGCAGCCCCCCGCGCTCTATGATACCTACCGAAAGGGTAAAGAGTGA
- a CDS encoding NADH dehydrogenase I subunit B — protein sequence MGIESQLGDNILTTTLSTMINWARKSSLWPMPFGLACCALEMMAVVAPRYDLARFGAEVFRFSPRQSDLMIVAGTLTYKMASVARKIYDQMPEPKWVIAMGACAVSGGVYNTYSVVQGVDQILPVDVYLPGCPPRPEALIHAIMEIQKKIGKESL from the coding sequence ATGGGAATAGAAAGCCAACTGGGTGATAACATCCTAACTACCACTTTAAGTACGATGATAAATTGGGCTCGTAAATCCTCTCTTTGGCCTATGCCTTTTGGATTAGCCTGTTGTGCCTTAGAAATGATGGCGGTAGTTGCGCCTCGTTATGATCTTGCACGGTTTGGGGCGGAGGTATTTAGATTTTCACCAAGGCAATCAGATTTGATGATTGTTGCAGGGACACTTACGTACAAGATGGCATCTGTAGCAAGAAAGATTTATGATCAGATGCCAGAACCTAAATGGGTTATTGCTATGGGCGCCTGTGCGGTATCGGGAGGTGTATATAATACTTACAGCGTTGTGCAAGGCGTAGATCAGATTCTACCTGTGGATGTGTATCTTCCGGGATGTCCCCCAAGACCAGAAGCATTGATCCATGCCATTATGGAAATACAAAAAAAGATCGGGAAAGAATCGTTATGA
- a CDS encoding NADH dehydrogenase I subunit A — protein MVEYLPILILFIIALGFAVTNVILSAIFGTQKPTAEKLTPYECGIDPVGSARERFSVKFYLIAMLFVIFDIEVVFLYPWAVAFQSLKLFGFIEMVIFIGILFICYLYIWKRGGLEWE, from the coding sequence ATGGTAGAGTACTTACCTATACTGATATTATTTATAATAGCTTTAGGTTTTGCCGTTACGAATGTAATACTTTCGGCTATTTTTGGGACGCAGAAGCCCACCGCAGAAAAACTCACACCGTATGAGTGTGGTATTGATCCGGTAGGATCCGCTCGCGAGCGTTTTTCTGTAAAATTTTATCTTATTGCAATGCTATTTGTTATTTTTGATATTGAAGTTGTTTTTCTCTATCCATGGGCAGTAGCGTTTCAGTCATTGAAGCTGTTTGGATTTATTGAAATGGTAATCTTTATAGGTATTTTATTTATCTGTTATCTTTATATATGGAAAAGAGGTGGGTTGGAATGGGAATAG
- a CDS encoding tyrosine recombinase gives MQELVDSFINYIMVECGLSRNTILSYRHDLQIFTTFLLSKKIPNFHSVRPDTITSFIISEKQRGLSINSITRTVVSIRMLYKFLFSEGKLQKNPLSSIESPKLWKRLPEVIPVHKVDELLLVPDVKTKLGIRNKAILELLYATGARVSEVSAIQMDWINLEYGYVKCRGKGSKERIVPLGTKAIRAIENYLTIARPKIKNSQNSAYLFLSKAGKQLRRENIWVIVKNCAYRAGIRDHISPHKLRHSFATHMLENGADLRSVQEMLGHVNISTTQIYTHVSKQYLKSIHRQFHPRA, from the coding sequence TTGCAAGAGCTTGTTGACTCTTTTATCAATTATATCATGGTCGAATGTGGTTTATCCAGGAATACCATTCTCAGTTACAGGCATGACCTGCAAATATTTACCACCTTTCTGCTTTCTAAAAAAATACCAAATTTTCATAGTGTTCGTCCCGATACAATTACCAGCTTCATTATCTCTGAAAAACAGCGTGGACTTTCCATAAACTCTATAACTCGTACGGTTGTATCAATCCGTATGTTATACAAATTTTTATTTTCAGAAGGAAAGTTGCAAAAGAATCCTCTCAGTTCGATTGAATCGCCAAAGCTTTGGAAACGATTACCGGAGGTTATCCCTGTCCATAAAGTGGATGAGCTTCTTTTAGTCCCTGATGTAAAAACGAAGTTAGGGATTAGGAATAAAGCTATCCTTGAACTTTTGTATGCTACTGGCGCGAGAGTTTCTGAAGTATCTGCAATTCAGATGGATTGGATTAACCTTGAATATGGCTATGTTAAGTGTAGGGGAAAGGGATCAAAGGAACGCATTGTTCCCCTTGGGACAAAGGCAATTAGGGCTATTGAGAATTATTTGACAATCGCCAGACCAAAAATAAAGAACAGTCAGAATAGCGCCTATCTTTTTCTTTCAAAAGCGGGGAAACAGCTTCGAAGAGAAAATATATGGGTTATTGTAAAAAACTGCGCATACAGAGCAGGTATCCGTGACCATATTTCTCCCCATAAACTAAGGCATTCATTTGCTACTCATATGTTGGAAAATGGTGCCGATCTGCGTTCAGTCCAGGAAATGCTGGGACATGTCAATATTTCTACCACGCAGATTTATACTCACGTTAGTAAGCAGTACCTCAAAAGTATCCACCGGCAATTTCACCCACGGGCATAA